In a genomic window of Zingiber officinale cultivar Zhangliang chromosome 9B, Zo_v1.1, whole genome shotgun sequence:
- the LOC122023462 gene encoding SNF1-related protein kinase regulatory subunit beta-3-like — protein MLKTTLVSSLILLIKKTISVQLTMDRPNGDDHEGVGVVGFEVPTSPDSSYNNPTPGIEDGAREPPIVPPHLQHTVLNYLPRQDDPSSLSVPQHVILNHLYIENRDVSRSVVALGITHRFLSKYVTVVLYKPVWRR, from the exons gCTTATTAAGAAAACTATATCAGTTCAATTGACCATGGATCGACCAAATGGAGATGACCAT GAAGGGGTCGGTGTTGTGGGTTTTGAAGTTCCTACATCGCCTGATTCAAGCTATAACAATCCGACACCAGGAATTGAGGATGGAGCTCGAGAGCCCCCAATTGTCCCCCCTCATCTGCAACATACCGTGCTGAACTACCTACCCAGACAAGATGATCCCAGTAGTCTTTCTGTGCCTCAACATGTGATTCTTAACCACCTCTACATTGAAAATCGAGATGTCTCCAGATCTGTTGTTGCTCTTGGGATAACCCACCGTTTCTTATCTAAATATGTTACTGTTGTTCTTTATAAGCCAGTTTGGAGAAGGTGA
- the LOC122025448 gene encoding UDP-glycosyltransferase 86A2-like, protein MEEYSGEVKPHALFVAIPFQGHFTPSANLAVLLAARGFIVTFVTTEAFHQQILASSVTGADVFAGARSRGLDIRHELVSDGRLQSPAKDERPLHNLAFALLHLMSPHVEQLIMKLSAGGDGDTPVDVLVADSYFVWPSTLAKRFGIPYVSFWTEPALVFALFYHLPLLLPPPEDRTATITRVGRIPGVPAIEPRDLVSFFHTPEASSLTLQMIGKAFEEAKAADFVLCNTVEELEAGTVAALQEYYSGARFYSIGPITDFSGGAISTSIFPASDSSRWLDAMPPRSVLYISFGSAVQVSKRDLNEIAGGVLSSGVRFLWVLRHGSEQLPEGFEEASLGRGLVVPWCRQREVLLHPAVGGFLTHCGWNSVLESMWCGVPMLCFPQAADQPTNRKLVVEVRAGIDIGGAGEVVRAEVAKAIDGLMGGEVGGEVRREMERVRKVLVSAVAPDGSSSRNITRFVEELTRDLSEKKIRS, encoded by the exons ATGGAGGAATATTCCGGCGAGGTTAAGCCCCACGCCCTCTTCGTGGCTATCCCCTTCCAAGGCCACTTCACGCCCTCCGCCAACCTCGCAGTCCTGCTCGCCGCCCGGGGTTTCATCGTCACCTTCGTCACCACCGAAGCCTTCCACCAGCAGATCCTCGCCTCCAGCGTCACCGGCGCCGATGTCTTCGCCGGCGCTCGCTCTCGCGGCCTCGACATCCGCCACGAGCTCGTTAGCGACGGCCGCCTCCAGTCCCCCGCCAAAGACGAGCGGCCACTCCACAACCTCGCCTTCGCCCTTCTCCACCTCATGTCCCCCCACGTCGAGCAGCTGATAATGAAGCTCTCAGCCGGCGGCGACGGAGATACCCCCGTCGACGTACTCGTCGCCGACTCCTACTTCGTGTGGCCCTCCACCTTGGCCAAGCGCTTCGGGATCCCCTACGTCTCCTTCTGGACCGAGCCGGCCCTCGTCTTCGCCCTCTTCTACCACCTTCCCCTGCTCCTGCCACCGCCGGAGGACCGCACCGCAACCATCACCCGCGTGGGCCGTATCCCCGGCGTGCCGGCGATCGAGCCGAGAGACCTCGTCTCCTTCTTCCACACCCCCGAGGCCTCGTCGCTGACGCTCCAAATGATCGGGAAGGCGTTCGAGGAGGCGAAGGCTGCCGACTTCGTGCTCTGCAACACCGTCGAGGAGCTCGAAGCCGGCACCGTTGCGGCGCTGCAAGAATACTACTCCGGCGCCCGTTTCTACTCCATCGGCCCCATCACGGACTTCTCCGGCGGCGCAATCTCAACGAGCATCTTCCCGGCGTCGGACAGCTCCCGATGGCTGGACGCGATGCCGCCGCGCTCAGTGCTCTACATCTCTTTCGGCAGCGCAGTCCAAGTGAGCAAAAG GGATTTGAATGAGATCGCCGGCGGCGTGTTAAGCAGCGGAGTCAGATTCCTGTGGGTGCTTCGGCATGGATCAGAGCAGCTCCCGGAGGGATTCGAGGAGGCGAGCCTCGGGCGGGGATTGGTGGTGCCGTGGTGCCGGCAGAGGGAGGTGCTGCTCCACCCGGCGGTGGGCGGGTTCTTGACGCACTGCGGTTGGAACTCGGTGTTGGAGAGCATGTGGTGCGGCGTGCCGATGCTCTGCTTCCCTCAGGCGGCGGACCAGCCGACGAACAGGAAGCTGGTGGTAGAGGTGAGGGCGGGAATCGATATCGGCGGCGCCGGTGAGGTCGTCAGGGCGGAGGTGGCGAAGGCGATCGATGGATTGATGGGCGGCGAGGTGGGAGGTGAGGTGAGGAGGGAGATGGAGAGGGTGAGGAAGGTTTTGGTGAGTGCAGTGGCTCCAGACGGTTCATCTTCCAGGAACATCACTCGGTTTGTCGAAGAACTGACCAGAGACTTGTCGGAGAAGAAGATTCGGAGTTAG
- the LOC122022565 gene encoding delta(24)-sterol reductase-like: MPDLQKPLVPPKRKKIWVDYLVQFRWIVVIFVVLPASFLMYFSLYLGDVKSAMKSEKRRQKQHDEDVKKVVNRLKQRDPKKDGLVCTARKPYIAVGMRNVDYKRARHFEVDLSAFRNILEIDKERMIAKVEPLVNMGQITRYTVPMNLALAVVAELDDLTVGGLINGYGVEGSSHIYGLFSDTVVAMEVVLADGQVVRCTKDNEYSDLFYGIPWSQGTLGLLVSAEIKLIPIKEYMRVTYTPFRGKLKEIAQAYADSFAPRDGDPAKVPDFVEGMIYNPTESVLMTGRYASTEEAKKKGNAINNIGWWFKTWFYQHAQTALKRGEFVEYIPTREYYHRHTRSLYWEGKLILPFADQWWFRFLLGWVMPPKVSFLKATQGDAIRNYYHDHHVIQDLLVPLYKVGDTFEYVHREMEVYPIWFCPHRLFKLPVRTMVYPEPGFDHHHRQGDTSYAQMFTDIGLYYAPGPVLRGEEFDGAQAVRNLEQWLIQNHGFQPQYSVSELTEKNFWRMFDGSHYEHCRQKYGAVGTFMGVYYKCKKGKKTEKEVQDAESEILEPAYAEEA, encoded by the exons ATGCCTGATCTGCAGAAACCTCTCGTACCGCCCAAGCGAAAGAAAATTTGGGTGGACTATCTGGTTCAGTTCAGATGGATAGTTGTCATTTTTGTTGTGCTGCCAGCTTCGTTCTTAATGTACTTCAGTCTGTATCTTGGTGATGTGAAATCTGCAATGAAATCGGAAAAGCGTCGCCAGAAACAACATGATGAAGATGTAAAGAAAGTTGTGAATCGGCTCAAGCAGAGAGATCCCAAGAAAGATGGACTTGTGTGCACAGCAAGGAAACCGTATATTGCTGTCGGCATGCGTAATGTTGACTACAAACGTGCACGGCATTTTGAGGTTGATCTCTCTGCTTTTAGAAATATACTCGAGATTGATAAAGAGAGGATGATTGCTAAGGTGGAGCCTCTGGTTAACATGGGTCAGATTACTAGATATACAGTTCCCATGAACCTTGCACTAGCAGTGGTTGCCGAGCTTGATGATCTCACTGTAGGAGGACTTATCAATGGATATGGAGTTGAGGGGAGCTCACACATATACGGTCTCTTTTCTGATACAGTTGTTGCCATGGAAGTTGTGCTTGCCGATGGCCAAGTTGTGAGGTGCACCAAGGATAACGAGTACTCGGATCTTTTCTATGGGATTCCTTGGTCTCAAGGAACCTTGGGCCTCTTAGTTTCTGCAGAGATAAAATTAATACCTATTAAGGAATATATGAGGGTTACCTATACTCCTTTCAGAGGAAAGCTAAAGGAAATTGCTCAGGCTTATGCTGATTCGTTTGCGCCCAGAGACGGAGATCCAGCAAAGGTTCCTGACTTTGTCGAGGGAATGATCTATAATCCAACTGAGTCTGTGCTCATGACCGGCAGGTATGCATCGACAGAAGAAGCTAAAAAGAAGGGCAATGCTATTAACAACATTGGCTGGTggtttaaaacttggttttatcAGCACGCGCAGACTGCTCTTAAGAGGGGTGAGTTTGTTGAGTATATTCCCACTAGAGAGTATTACCACAGGCACACAAGATCTTTGTATTGGGAAGGTAAGCTCATCTTGCCATTCGCTGACCAATGGTGGTTCAGATTTCTTTTGGGCTGGGTAATGCCTCCTAAGGTTTCTTTCCTCAAGGCCACCCAAGGTGACGCTATTAGAAATTACTACCACGATCATCATGTCATCCAGGATCTCTTGGTTCCTCTGTACAAAGTTGGAGATACTTTCGAGTATGTTCATCGTGAAATGGAG GTCTATCCGATATGGTTCTGCCCTCATCGATTGTTCAAGCTTCCAGTTAGAACTATGGTGTACCCGGAGCCAGGATTTGATCATCATCACCGACAAGGCGACACTAGCTACGCGCAAATGTTTACCGACATCGGTCTGTACTATGCTCCAGGTCCAGTTCTCAGGGGCGAAGAGTTCGATGGTGCACAAGCAGTTCGCAATCTGGAACAGTGGCTGATTCAGAACCATGGTTTCCAGCCTCAGTACTCTGTCTCCGAGCTCACGGAGAAGAACTTTTGGCGGATGTTTGATGGTTCCCACTACGAGCACTGTCGGCAAAAATATGGGGCGGTAGGGACATTCATGGGCGTCTACTACAAAtgcaagaaaggaaagaaaaccgAGAAGGAGGTGCAGGATGCTGAGTCTGAAATCCTCGAACCAGCCTATGCTGAAGAAGCTTAG